In Achromobacter pestifer, the DNA window GATGGTGAGTTGAGTCGTGTTTTGAGTAGACATGGGATGGCTTCTTAATCTGCCAGCGGCATGCCCCGTTCGGCCAGCGCACTGAACATCGCGCTGCCCAAGGGGATGACGGCATCGTTGAAATCGAAATGCGAGTTGTGCAGCACGCAGCCGGAATCGGCTCCGCCCTGACCAAGCCGGAAGTATGCGCCAGGCTTGTTCTGCAACATGAAAGAGAAATCCTCGGAGCCCATCGACGGAGTCAGATCGCGCACGACGTTCTCCTTGCCTATCATCTCGGTGGCGATGTCAGCCACCAGATTGGCATGCTGCGGCGTGTTCAAGGTCGCGGGGTAGATCCGTTCGTAGGTCACTTCGGCGGTGCCGCCGAAGGCGCCCGCGATCGCGGACACCAGCTCGCGCATGCGGGTCTCCACCATTTCCTGAACGGATTTGCGGAAGGTACGCACCGTGCCCACCATCCTGGCTTCGCGCGGAATCACGCTCATGGCGCCTGGATGCCCGGCCTGCAGCGATCCAATGGACACCACCGCCGAATCCAGCGGATTGACGTTGCGCGACACGATGGTCTGCAACGCCGTGATGATCTGTCCTGCGATCGTGACGGGATCAATGGTCTGATAGGGATGCGCGCCATGGCCGCCGCGTCCGGTGATCAGGATCTCGAAGCGGTCCGCCGCGGCCATCATCGGCCCAGGATTGATGCCTATCGTGCCCGGCTTCAGGCCCGGCCAGTTATGCAGTGCGTAAATCGCGTCGCACGGAAAGGTATCGAACAGGCCGTCCTCCAGCATCGCGCGCGCGCCGCCGCGCCCTTCTTCCGCAGGCTGGAAGATCAGCACCGCGGTGCCGTCGAAATTGCGTGTCTGCGACAGATACTTGGCCGCGCCGATCAACACCGCGGTATGCCCGTCGTGGCCGCAACCGTGCATCAAGCCGGACTTGGTCGATTTGTGCGCGAAGTCGTTGTCTTCGGTCATCGGCAATGCGTCCATGTCGGCGCGCAGGCCTATCATGCGGCCGCTGTCGCAGCGTTTGCCGCGGATGACGCCCACCACGCCGGTCTTGCCGATACCGCGATGCACCTCGATCCCCAGCGCCTCCAGCGCGCCCGCCACGATCCCGGAGGTCCGGACTTCCTCGAAGCCCAACTCGGGATGCGCATGCAAATCGCGCCGCAGCGCCGTCAATTCGTCATGAAAGAGGCGAATTGATTCCAAAGGAGATCGTGCGTACATAGGAGGTTACAGAATGACGATGTAGGGGAGACAGTCTGTGCATTTTAGTTGCTACAGAGGATAAATGCCTTTGTCTTTACGAGAGAGACACGTTATGCTCCGGCCGCAGGACAATTTTTCCAACAGCCAGAGAAGGAGCGCCGCATTATGGCCACAACCTCCAAACCCGCGACCGCGCGCAAGCCGAACGCTGCATTCATGAAGCCCCTGACCCCCAGCGCCGACCTGGCTGCTGTCATCGGCTCGGAAGCCGTGCCGCGTACCGAGGTCACCAAAAAGATCTGGGAATACATCAAGAAGCACAACCTGCAAGATGCCAGCAACAAGCGCAACATCAACGCCGATGCCAAGCTGCGCCCGATCTTCGGCAAAGATCAGGTCACGATGTTCGAACTGACCAAGCTGGTCAACGCACATCTGAAGTAAGCAGGCAAAGGGCGTACCCGGTACGTCCCTGCCTGCATATCGTCGCGACGCCCCGGTTCATCCCTGGGCGAGCTCGCCTCCCCAGCGCAGCTTTCAAGCACCGCGACAGCCACGCCGCCACCTCGCCGGCCTGGCTCGATTCCCCACACCAGCATTCCCCGAAAGCCAAGCCTGGCGCGCCTCTTCAGGCAGTTGGCAGCGCTTCTTGCAGGCTCGCATCAAGCCGCTTGGAAGCAGCGCGCGGACAAACCCAGGTTCGGCGGCGTCATGGGCATCTGCATGTACTCCGCATGGGCAATCTGCTGCGTCTGCGGACTCGCGCAAGCTCCTCGACCGCGCGTCAGCTCTTGCCGCTGAGGCACGCACGCCCACGAGCAGCGCGCTGGCTTGTTGTCCAGCCCAACAAAACAAAAAGGCCGGCATATGCCGGCCCTTTGCTTGAACGCGCGCCTTCAGGCGTAGGTGGTCGGCGCGGTGCCTTCCAGCAGCGACAGCCAGCCCTTGATCAAGCGATACAGCACCCAGATCACGGTCGCGGCCAAGCCGATCCAGCCAATGAAGATCAGCGTCGCGATACCGCTGATGGCCAGCCACAGCAAGGCCCACCAGAAGGTACGCAGCAGCCAGTCGAAATGAGCGGCATAGACGGTGCCTGCGGCGTCCGAGCGCTTCAGATACATCAGCACGACGGCAGCCAGCGTGGCGATGCCCAGGAATCCACTCGTCAGGAAGCCCAAGGCGTACAAGCCATAGGCCACGTGGGTCAGCGTGCGCAGGTCTAACGTCGTTCCGGGCACGGGGGTCTGGGGATCACTCACGATAACGCTCCAACGAATTGACTCGGTCAATCTTACCGCACAAAGCCACCCCGCCCACGGCCGTTGTTATTTGTGCACATTCAATGCTGGCGCGGCTTGCAGCCTGATTGACGGTCCGCAAGCGCCTGGCAAAAACCTATGCCACCGGCTCACGCACCAGCCGTCGTCAGACAGCGCCCGCGCCTGGCAACAGCACCCGCGCAAAAGAAAAAACCCCGCAGCGCGAGCTGCGGGGTTCCTGGAATCAAAGCCTGACAATGACCTACTTTCACGGACGTCCGTCCACTATCATCGGCGCAAAGGCGTTTCACTGTCCTGTTCGGGATGGAAAGGAGTGGGACCACCTTGCTATGGTTGTCAGGCGTAACTGCTTGAGTGCATGCCCTGCCAGGGCAAACGCTCCAATCCTGTCGCGAGGCCGATGAGTGCGCCTGGAGAAAATCTCGACAGGCGCCCGCCATGGGCTCTCACAAAGACAAAACCCCACAGCGGTTAGCTGTGGGGTTCTGCGGAATAAAAGCTTGACGATGACCTACTTTCACAGACGTCCGTCCACTATCATCGGCGCAAAGTCGTTTCACTGTCCTGTTCGGGATGGGAAGGAGTGGGACCAACTCGCTATGGTCGTCAAGCGTAACTGGTTGAGCGGCTGCGGTTAGGCAACGGCTCCAATCTTGGAAGAAACACAACGCGTGGTGATCAGAGTCAGACTCGATGATCACGCACGGGGGGGTGTAATTGGTGTTGGCTGGCTGCCGACGGTGCAGCCAGATTTTGTATTGAACGACACTTGGAACGCTACATCACCAGGTCATAACCATCAGTGTTATAGGATCAAGCCTCACGAGCAATTAGTATCGGTTAGCTTAACGCATTACTGCGCTTCCACACCCGACCTATCAACGTCCTGGTCTTGAACGACTCTTTAGGGGGATCAAGTCCCCGGGATACCTAATCTTCAGACGAGTTTCCCGCTTAGATGCCTTCAGCGGTTATCTCTTCCGTACTTAGCTACCCGGCAATGCCATTGGCATGACAACCGGTACACCAGAGGTACGTCCACTCCGGTCCTCTCGTACTAGGAGCAGGCTCCGTCAAGTATCCAACGCCCACGGCAGATAGGGACCAAACTGTCTCACGACGTTTTAAACCCAGCTCACGTACCTCTTTAAATGGCGAACAGCCATACCCTTGGGACCGGCTACAGCCCCAGGATGAGATGAGCCGACATCGAGGTGCCAAACACCGCCGTCGATATGAACTCTTGGGCGGTATCAGCCTGTTATCCCCAGAGTACCTTTTATCCGTTGAGCGATGGCCCTTCCATTCAGAACCACCGGATCACTATGTCCTGCTTTCGCACCTGTTCGACTTGTCAGTCTCACAGTCAAGCACGCTTATGCCATTGCACTATCAGCACGATTTCCGACCGTACCTAGCGTACCTTCGAACTCCTCCGTTACACTTTGGGAGGAGACCGCCCCAGTCAAACTGCCCACCATGCACTGTCCCCGATCCGGATAACGGACCAAGGTTAGAACCGCAAACAAACCAGGGTGGTATTTCAAGGATGGCTCCACGTGATCTAGCGACCACGCTTCAAAGCCTCCCACCTATCCTACACAGGCCGGTTCACAGATCAATGCAAAGCTACAGTAAAGGTTCATGGGGTCTTTCCGTCTAGCCGCGGGTAGATTGCATCATCACAAACACTTCAACTTCGCTGAGTCTCAGGAGGAGACAGTGTGGCCATCGTTACGCCATTCGTGCAGGTCGGAACTTACCCGACAAGGAATTTCGCTACCTTAGGACCGTTATAGTTACGGCCGCCGTTTACCGGGGCTTCGATCAAGAGCTTGCACCCCATCACTTAACCTTCCGGCACCGGGCAGGCGTCACACCCTATACGTCGACTTTCGTCTTTGCAGAGTGCTGTGTTTTTAATAAACAGTCGCAGCCACCGATTCTCTGCGACCCCATCATGCTAAGCGCGCAGGCGCTTCACACTACCGGGGTATACCTTCTCCCGAAGTTACGGTATCAATTTGCCGAGTTCCTTCTCCTGAGTTCTCTCAAGCGCCTTGGAATATTCATCCCGTCCACCTGTGTCGGTTTGCGGTACGGTCTCGTACAGCTGAAGCTTAGAGGCTTTTCTTGGAACCACTTCCAATCACTTCGCGAGCAATGCTCACTCGTGCCACACCCTTGATTTACGCGCCCGGATTTGCCTAAGCGCCATCTTCGATGCAGCAACAGGGACATCCAACACCCTGATGATCTTCCGCGATCCGTCCCCCCATCGCACTGTACGACGGTACTGGAATATTAACCAGTTTCCCATCAGCTACGCATCTCTGCCTCGCCTTAGGGGCCGACTCACCCTGCGCCGATGAACGTTGCGCAGGAAACCTTGGACTTACGGCGAGGGGGCTTTTCACCCCCTTTATCGCTACTCATGTCAGCATTCGCACTTCTGATACCTCCAGCAGCCTTTACAAGCCACCTTCGCAGGCTTACAGAACGCTCTCCTACCGCGTGCACTAAAAGTGCACACCCGCAGCTTCGGTTTATCGCTTAGCCCCGTTACATCTTCCGCGCAGGACGACTCGATCAGTGAGCTATTACGCTTTCTTTAAAGGATGGCTGCTTCTAAGCCAACCTCCTGACTGTCTATGCCTTCCCACTTCGTTTCCCACTTAGCGATAATTCGGGACCTTAGCTGGCGGTCTGGGTTGTTTCCCTCTTGAGTCCGGACGTTAGCACCCGGTGCTCTGTCTCCCAAGCTGTACTTGCGGGTATTCGGAGTTTGCCATAGTTTGGTAAGTCGCCATGACCCCCTAGCTATAACAGTGCTCTACCCCCCGCAGTAATACTTGAGGCACTACCTAAATAGTTTTCGGAGAGAACCAGCTATTTCCAGATTTGTTTAGCCTTTCACCCCTATCCACAGCTCATCCCCTAATTTTTCAACATTAGTGGGTTCGGTCCTCCAGCACGTGTTACCGTGCCTTCAACCTGGCCATGGATAGATCATCTGGTTTCGGGTCTACACCCAGCGACTGAATCGCCCTATTCGGACTCGCTTTCGCTACGGCTTCCCTATTCGGTTAACCTTGCCACTGAATGTAAGTCGCTGACCCATTATACAAAAGGTACGCAGTCACCCCACAAGGAGGCTCCTACTGTTTGTATGCATACGGTTTCAGGATCTATTTCACTCCCCTTCCGGGGTTCTTTTCGCCTTTCCCTCACGGTACTGGTTCACTATCGGTCGATCACGAGTATTTAGCCTTGGAGGATGGTCCCCCCATCTTCAAACAGGATTTCACGTGTCCCGCCCTACTTGTCTTACGCTTAGTTCCACACACAAGATTTCGCCTACAGGGCTATCACCTGCTACGGCCGGACTTTCCATTCCGTTCGACTATCTTGCGTGCTAAAACGTAAAGGCTCTTCCGATTTCGCTCGCCACTACTTTCGGAATCTCGGTTGATTTCTTTTCCTCGAGCTACTGAGATGTTTCAGTTCACCCGGTTCGCTTCCACTGGCCTATGTATTCAGCCAGGGATACTGCATTGCTGCAGTGGGTTTCCCCATTCGGACATCTACGGATCAAAGCTTGTTTGCCAGCTCCCCGTAGCTTTTCGCAGGCTACTACGTCCTTCATCGCCTGTGATCGCCAAGGCATCCACCATATGCACTTAGTCGCTTGATCCTATAACGCTGTAGGCTATAGGACCTGAGTATTAGCGTTTGTGCCGTTCATAAGTTTCAAAGCAGTCTGAGGTTATTCACCCCAGTCTTGAGAACTTGGAACAAAATTAATGCAATCACAACCCGTACTTATCTTCATCGACTTGCGCCGAGTACTTGATAAGTACATTTCGTTGTGCTTCTTCCAGATTGTTAAAGAACGAATATAGCTGTCAGGTAAAACCTAACTCATAGCATCGTTTGCACGACACTATGAGTTAGCCTCTACATCACCACCAGGTGAGTTTTGAGAATCAATGGTGGAGGTGAACGGGATCGAACCGATGACATCCTGCTTGCAAAGCAGGCGCTCTCCCAGCTGAGCTACACCCCCATATCCCGCATGCGCAGAATACTTGGTGGGTCTGGTTGGATTCGAACCAACGACCCCCGCCTTATCAAGACGGTGCTCTAACCGACTGAGCTACAGACCCAAAACCTTCTCGGATCAGTAGTCAGGTAGTTGGAGACCCAGGGAAGATTCCCTCGACCCAAGCCTACAACTGATCCCAGCTATATCAAACAACCGATAAGAGTGGACGCTTAACACGAGCACTTAAGCTCTGAAAGGAGGTGATCCAGCCGCACCTTCCGATACGGCTACCTTGTTACGACTTCACCCCAGTCATGAATCCTACCGTGGTAATCGCCCCCCTTACGGTTAGGCTAACTACTTCTGGTAAAACCCACTCCCATGGTGTGACGGGCGGTGTGTACAAGACCCGGGAACGTATTCACCGCGACATGCTGATCCGCGATTACTAGCGATTCCGACTTCACGCAGTCGAGTTGCAGACTGCGATCCGGACTACGATCGGGTTTCTGGGATTGGC includes these proteins:
- a CDS encoding SWIB/MDM2 domain-containing protein, whose product is MATTSKPATARKPNAAFMKPLTPSADLAAVIGSEAVPRTEVTKKIWEYIKKHNLQDASNKRNINADAKLRPIFGKDQVTMFELTKLVNAHLK
- a CDS encoding DUF4870 family protein, which gives rise to MSDPQTPVPGTTLDLRTLTHVAYGLYALGFLTSGFLGIATLAAVVLMYLKRSDAAGTVYAAHFDWLLRTFWWALLWLAISGIATLIFIGWIGLAATVIWVLYRLIKGWLSLLEGTAPTTYA
- a CDS encoding M20 aminoacylase family protein — encoded protein: MYARSPLESIRLFHDELTALRRDLHAHPELGFEEVRTSGIVAGALEALGIEVHRGIGKTGVVGVIRGKRCDSGRMIGLRADMDALPMTEDNDFAHKSTKSGLMHGCGHDGHTAVLIGAAKYLSQTRNFDGTAVLIFQPAEEGRGGARAMLEDGLFDTFPCDAIYALHNWPGLKPGTIGINPGPMMAAADRFEILITGRGGHGAHPYQTIDPVTIAGQIITALQTIVSRNVNPLDSAVVSIGSLQAGHPGAMSVIPREARMVGTVRTFRKSVQEMVETRMRELVSAIAGAFGGTAEVTYERIYPATLNTPQHANLVADIATEMIGKENVVRDLTPSMGSEDFSFMLQNKPGAYFRLGQGGADSGCVLHNSHFDFNDAVIPLGSAMFSALAERGMPLAD